A stretch of the Nakaseomyces glabratus chromosome L, complete sequence genome encodes the following:
- a CDS encoding C2H2-type zinc finger protein (CAGL0L03916g~Has domain(s) with predicted nucleic acid binding activity): MTDHPESGENYPPNNFEVRQRDIPTIRVRNQMFFNQQPYINKPLANNNNTPYGKNSTSGISSTNNYAKLDDPNNNFFNFDSSLNPASVFNPVDNKNVRTSFVNPQIDSMAQYYSQKPGGGSVGQGVMGPTNSQYLYQQGTKENTVGGLKSKNASSESYPQNQAHQQTATHQQQQQQQPQQQFRPYTNSVSTGYENIMNPLIQKNVNSDRNFYGAGANATTPYSTYGYNTQRKSSLQFDQSNDFAHDNKNYRQQLPIEGHSLPAGSQNNSINSSNNNLIFKDGMYTTSEQLNPEYFDSSQFNPQNLKPYIEASGLPLATARYNDEVGLGKRTSTLSNEAVQAMAQKNGPLDVARHSKSQSVPGKIDSFNRVGVTDRELQPQKDPNESSSPKLGATSIDKLMLIIEARQKGFMGQVPTTQDGDLLIDDDASKSILLPNAAQLVGGVPKPEGRYTKHIKKPEDSNNPDKPAKPRKKRPKVKKYQCAYCSKMFSQSTHLDVHIKAHMGYKPFECEFCGKRFTQAGNLRTHRRLHTGERPFKCDKCDKTFARRGNLTAHEFTHESIKPYICRLDNCFKRFSQLGNMKSHQNKYHPQTIKELTQKLALLDPDPTKNNISQNEMELLSYFASLYKYSNKGIKGRGKSSN; encoded by the coding sequence aacaacaacaatactCCCTACGGTAAGAACAGTACTAGTGGAATTAGTTCAACGAATAACTATGCCAAGCTAGATGACCcgaataataatttttttaattttgataGTTCTCTTAATCCAGCTTCAGTCTTTAATCCAGTggataataaaaatgttaGAACCAGTTTTGTCAATCCACAAATAGATTCCATGGCGCAATACTACTCACAGAAGCCAGGTGGTGGTTCTGTTGGACAGGGCGTAATGGGACCTACAAATAGTCAATATCTATATCAACAGGGAACTAAGGAGAATACTGTTGGAGgattaaaatcaaaaaatgcGAGTTCAGAGTCATATCCTCAAAATCAAGCTCATCAGCAAACTGCTACtcatcaacaacagcagcagcagcaaccTCAACAGCAGTTCAGGCCTTACACGAACAGTGTCAGCACTGGGTATGAAAACATTATGAACCCACTGATCCAAAAAAACGTAAATAGCGATCGAAATTTTTATGGTGCTGGTGCAAACGCTACGACGCCATATTCGACATATGGATATAACACACAAAGGAAATCCTCATTACAGTTTGATCAATCTAATGATTTTGCACATGATAATAAGAATTATCGTCAGCAACTTCCAATAGAGGGACACAGTCTACCGGCTGGGTCACAAAATAATAGCATtaacagcagcaacaataatttgatttttaaAGATGGCATGTACACAACGAGCGAACAGTTAAATCCAGAATATTTTGACAGCAGCCAATTTAATCCACAGAATCTGAAACCTTATATTGAGGCCAGTGGACTACCCTTGGCGACTGCACGGTATAATGACGAGGTTGGTTTAGGGAAGCGGACATCTACTCTTTCAAATGAGGCTGTACAAGCAATGGCTCAGAAGAATGGGCCACTTGATGTTGCCAGGCATAGCAAAAGTCAATCAGTGCCAGGTAAAATAGACAGCTTCAATAGAGTTGGTGTTACTGACCGTGAACTTCAACCTCAGAAAGATCCTAATGAGAGTTCGAGTCCCAAATTGGGTGCCACCTCAATTGATAAATTGATGTTGATTATAGAAGCAAGACAAAAGGGATTCATGGGCCAAGTACCAACAACTCAGGACGGTGATTTGTTAATAGATGATGATGCTTCAAAGAGTATTTTACTTCCAAATGCTGCTCAACTTGTGGGCGGTGTTCCAAAGCCAGAAGGTCGGTACACCAAACACATAAAGAAGCCAGAAGACTCAAATAATCCAGATAAACCCGCTAAgccaagaaagaaaaggccAAAGgttaaaaaatatcaatgtGCGTACTGTAGTAAAATGTTTTCGCAATCGACGCATCTTGACGTTCATATAAAAGCCCACATGGGATATAAACCTTTTGAGTGTGAATTTTGTGGTAAAAGATTTACTCAAGCCGGTAATCTACGTACACACAGACGGCTACACACAGGTGAAAGGCCATTTAAGTGTGATAAATGTGATAAAACGTTTGCCAGAAGGGGAAACCTAACTGCTCATGAATTTACGCATGAATCCATCAAGCCATATATTTGCAGGCTTGATAATTGCTTCAAAAGGTTCTCGCAACTGGGAAACATGAAATCACATCAAAATAAGTACCACCCACAAACGATCAAAGAACTAACACAAAAGCTTGCTTTATTGGATCCTGATCCGACTAAGAACAACATCTCTCAAAATGAGATGGAGCttttatcatattttgCATCGCTTTACAAATATTCAAACAAAGGTATCAAGGGTAGGGgtaaatcatcaaattaa
- a CDS encoding uncharacterized protein (CAGL0L03894g~Protein of unknown function): MAIVVAKSEKDCVPAPSPRHSGTLKLFSLFNSLRPPVIPFPIPPSPLVTHFTYNAVMQSVLLSTGLNTQDRLCILKRLFSYSAASTKTHSPGLYTILTDKRSTSTLAYRSYVRYSVKTQECTIFVSVKTKKEEIERPHPVVCNTIYARSSLQDFIAGIPCFIF, from the coding sequence ATGGCAATCGTCGTAGCGAAGTCAGAAAAAGACTGTGTCCCCGCTCCAAGTCCTCGGCACAGCGGAACCTTGAAGTTATTTTCACTTTTTAATTCACTAAGGCCTCCGGTTATACCTTTTCCTATTCCCCCTTCGCCTCTGGTAACTCATTTTACGTATAATGCTGTAATGCAATCTGTATTGCTCAGCACTGGGTTAAACACACAGGACAGGTTGTGTATCTTGAAGCGtctcttttcttattctgCAGCATCCACTAAGACACATTCTCCGGGTTTATACACTATTCTCACAGACAAAAGAAGTACATCAACCTTGGCATATAGGAGCTACGTACGCTACAGTGTCAAAACACAAGAGTGCACCATATTCGTTAGTGtgaagacaaaaaaagaggAGATCGAACGTCCGCATCCTGTTGTTTGCAACACCATTTATGCCAGAAGCTCTCTGCAGGATTTCATTGCCGGCATCCCATGTTTCATATTCTAG
- the DBP2 gene encoding DEAD-box ATP-dependent RNA helicase DBP2 (CAGL0L03846g~Ortholog(s) have ATP-dependent RNA helicase activity), whose product MGYRDALYNKTNYNSRGGDFRGGRSSDRNDYNRDRNQGYSHGGLRGRHDDGPRELIKPDWESELPNLPPFEKNFYVEHEVVRNRSDQEVAQFRKESEMTITGHDIPKPITTFDEAGFPDYVLKEVKAEGFDKPTSIQCQGWPMALSGRDMVGIAATGSGKTLSYCLPGIVHINAQPLLSPGDGPIVLVLAPTRELAVQIQKECSKFGKSSRIRNTCVYGGVPRGQQIRELIRGAEIVIATPGRLIDMLEAGKTNLKRVTYLVLDEADRMLDMGFEPQIRKIVDQIRPDRQTLMWSATWPKEVQQLARDYLNDPIQVQIGSLELAASHNITQLVEVVSEFEKRDRLVKHLDTASQDKESKILIFASTKRTCDEITSYLRQDGWPALAIHGDKDQRERDWVLNEFRTGNSPIMVATDVAARGIDVKGINFVVNYDMPGNIEDYVHRIGRTGRAGATGTAISFFTEDNKSLGASLISIMREAKQNIPEELMKYDRRPRGPHPRYGGGYGRGGRGYGGGRGGYGGRGGGRGGRGGFNRSRDGGWGNRR is encoded by the exons ATGGGTTACAGAGACGCTTTATATAACAAAACTAACTACAACTCTCGTGGTGGTGACTTCCGTGGTGGTAGATCCTCCGATAGAAATGACTACAACAGAGACAGAAACCAAGGTTACTCCCATGGTGGTCTAAGAGGTCGTCACGATGATGGTCCAAGAGAATTAATCAAGCCAGATTGGGAATCCGAACTTCCTAATCTGCCTCCTTTTGAAAAGAACTTTTACGTTGAGCATGAAGTTGTTCGTAACAGATCTGATCAAGAAGTTGCTCAATTCAGAAAGGAATCTGAAATGACCATTACTGGTCACGACATTCCAAAGCCTATCACTACTTTTGATGAAGCTGGTTTCCCAGACTACGTTTTAAAGGAAGTTAAGGCTGAAGGTTTCGACAAGCCAACTAGTATTCAATGTCAAGGTTGGCCTATGGCTCTTTCTGGTAGAGATATGGTTGGTATTGCTGCTACTGGTTCCGGTAAGACTTTGTCCTACTGTTTACCAGGTATTGTTCACATCAACGCACAGCCACTTTTGAGTCCAGGTGATGGTCCAATTGTCTTGGTTCTAGCTCCAACCAGAGAACTTGCtgttcaaattcaaaaggaATGTTCCAAGTTTGGTAAGAGTTCTAGAATTAGAAACACATGTGTTTACGGTGGTGTTCCAAGAGGTCAACAAATCAGAGAGTTGATTAGAGGTGCTGAAATTGTCATTGCTACCCCAGGTAGATTGATTGATATGCTTGAAGCAGGTAAGACTAACTTGAAGAGAGTTACTTATCTGGTTTTGGATGAAGCCGACAGAATGTTGGATATGGGTTTTGAACCTCAAATCAGAAAGATTGTAGACCAAATTAGACCAGACAGACAGACTTTGATGTGGTCGGCTACCTGGCCTAAGGAAGTTCAGCAATTGGCTAGGGACTATCTAAATGATCCAATCCAGGTTCAAATTGGTTCTCTAGAATTGGCTGCTTCTCACAACATTACACAATTGGTTGAAGTTGTTTCTGAGTTTGAGAAGAGAGACAGATTGGTTAAACATCTAGACACTGCTTCTCAAGACAAGGAATCCAAGATTTTAATCTTCGCTTCTACCAAGAGAACTTGTGACGAAATTACATCTTACTTGAGACAAGATGGATGGCCAGCTCTTGCCATTCATGGTGACAAAGATCAAAGGGAAAGAGACTGGGTTCTAAATGAATTTAGAACTGGTAACTCCCCAATCATGGTTGCAACAGATGTTGCTGCCAGAGGTATTG ATGTCAAGGGTATCAACTTCGTTGTTAACTATGATATGCCAGGTAACATTGAGGATTATGTGCACAGAATTGGTAGAACTGGTAGAGCTGGTGCCACTGGTACCgctatttctttcttcaccGAAGATAACAAATCTCTAGGTGCCAGTTTGATCTCGATCATGAGAGAAGCTAAGCAAAACATTCCTGAAGAACTAATGAAGTATGACAGAAGACCTCGTGGTCCTCACCCAAGATACGGTGGTGGTTACGGCCGTGGTGGTCGTGGTTACGGTGGTGGCCGTGGTGGTTACGGTGGCCGTGGTGGTGGTCGTGGTGGCCGCGGTGGTTTTAACAGATCTAGAGACGGTGGTTGGGGTAACAGAAGATAA
- the NOP15 gene encoding rRNA-binding ribosome biosynthesis protein NOP15 (CAGL0L03806g~Ortholog(s) have rRNA binding activity, role in actomyosin contractile ring assembly, ribosomal large subunit biogenesis and nucleolus, preribosome, large subunit precursor localization) — translation MGLSAMLCIGIYILWRIVIVCRYHPISGFRKGLEYQREITMAKSTDKKKVVAKEAEVQEDAIRLESGSDLSSESGESELEVSESESEDEIEGMETEQSGHHIKKLDTSKKQKATKKDDKDSDISGIIYVGRLPKGFHERELSKYFSQFGDLKEVRLARNKKTGNSRHYGFVQFVNTDDSRVAYDTMNNYLLMGHLLQVRLLPKGSKIEKLYKYKQRAFMSPPKAKKSAKELKKLAEEKHKERMEKLSKAGIDYQY, via the coding sequence atggGGCTATCTGCAATGCTCTGTATAGGCATCTATATATTATGGCGTATTGTTATAGTTTGTAGATATCATCCCATATCTGGTTTTAGGAAGGGGCTAGAATACCAGAGAGAAATTACAATGGCTAAGTCTACTGATAAGAAGAAGGTTGTTGCCAAAGAGGCGGAAGTTCAAGAGGATGCCATCAGGTTAGAGTCTGGTTCTGATCTAAGTTCAGAGTCTGGTGAGTCCGAATTGGAGGTTAGTGAATCTGAATCTGAGGATGAGATTGAAGGTATGGAAACTGAGCAAAGCGGCCACCATATCAAAAAGTTGGATACCAGCAAGAAGCAGAAGGCTACCAAGAAAGATGATAAGGATTCTGATATCAGTGGGATCATTTATGTTGGTAGATTGCCAAAGGGTTTCCACGAGAGGGAGCTAAGTAAATATTTCAGTCAATTCGGAGACTTGAAAGAAGTGAGATTAGCACGTAACAAGAAGACTGGTAACTCTAGACACTACGGTTTTGTGCAGTTTGTTAATACCGATGACAGTCGTGTTGCTTATGATACCATGAACAACTATCTTTTGATGGGCCATCTACTCCAGGTACGTCTGTTGCCTAAGGGAAGTAAGATTGAAAAGCTGTATAAATATAAGCAAAGGGCATTCATGTCTCCGCCAAAGGCCAAGAAGTCTGCTAAggaattgaagaaactggCTGAAGAGAAacacaaagaaagaatggAAAAACTTTCTAAGGCTGGTATTGATTATCAATATTAG
- the NUP1 gene encoding FG-nucleoporin NUP1 (CAGL0L03784g~Ortholog(s) have nucleocytoplasmic transporter activity, structural constituent of nuclear pore activity) — protein MDTSIVQEKSQRPNVKRSISSTFKSLFRSSSDTTKSDNCGDRNSEGKKRRKLLNTVEEQNLDYSKHDSDDSIILFDPVHSTEGQRPPLLPILPRQRLKLLKYKQLKRIEQDFKELSALIKNNKESYKPDNKLKFKSLLKKTDTKPKHSYKSNKWSAMYEYDPSEFDESETLVVEEDKRQTPINFEIQKANTPLSNRLIEVPDSTKKITSAESDVLFNIPKAKKPSANGTSSNILSEKPVIKNASKLPTGLPKQENVLLPTVGFDFIKDSNETPSKTLPSKNKPQLVNIDKTTDIIDSEKPKAPLFSFGNNKTNATEKQEATIAENDKTGLAMDKPKAFSFGLNKEKPGQTLLGNTSSKFSFGTSGSLSGESDATTKADNASQTNISSKIKPLFTLNSSESNKNREEKSDDEEDERDNKRKRRSSGNDKVPSFSFGNKATSLAPESQQKPSFSFGAKPAESTSTKGTTATEKPVFSFSIPPVQSDEKKDKPIPLFGGLKATTDSGNVGNEKKDEQSQNKTKPLFNFGPKVSNDNSGSPVTNESSTKPNFSFLKPANANTNGTPADESTKTDSSAATLSLPFGAKVSKPSEDKPAISFGFGSSQSTEKQEQSKSTGTPSFTFSATKSETQPKNDAQTSTGSLFSLGSKATETAANPTTSQPTFQFGKAALKNDAASPSPSSVFGSSTGLAQSQQSKPAFSFNSAPNQVPGSGAQSSFSFGKPNASAPPTTFPASQSPTPFGQTPAPQISTPNALFNAPMGANPQPQEPAQVFKPAQTPNFNFMSGSSNINPAAVFAPSQPASVQPQQIFGGGMNSNPSMNTAGAPVSGMANPFTSGMGNGMATNAPQMGMASEQKSTPPPGFTQRRLARMRAPRR, from the coding sequence atggataCATCTATTGTTCAAGAGAAGTCGCAGCGTCCCAATGTTAAAAgatcaatatcttctaCTTTCAAGTCTCTGTTCAGATCTAGCAGCGATACCACCAAATCAGACAATTGTGGTGATAGAAATAGCGAGGGTAAGAAGAGACGGAAGCTGTTGAACACCgttgaagaacaaaactTGGACTATAGTAAGCACGATAGTGACGACTCAATTATCCTGTTTGATCCAGTACACAGCACAGAGGGACAGAGGCCGCCTCTGCTGCCTATTCTTCCTAGACAAAGACTGAAGCTTCTAAAGTACAAGCAATTAAAAAGAATAGAGCAAGATTTCAAGGAGCTGAGTGCTTTgataaaaaacaataaagaaTCATATAAACCAGACAATAAGTTAAAATTCAAATCGTTACTAAAGAAGACAGATACCAAACCAAAACATTCATacaaatcaaataaatggTCTGCTATGTATGAGTACGATCCTtctgaatttgatgaaagCGAAACATTAGTTGTGGAAGAGGATAAACGTCAAACACCAATTAATTTTGAGATTCAGAAAGCCAATACCCCACTATCTAATAGACTCATCGAAGTACCAGACTCAACGAAGAAAATAACTTCAGCAGAAAGTGATGTATTATTCAACATTCCTAAAGCTAAAAAACCCAGTGCAAATGGTACCTCATCTAACATCTTATCAGAAAAACCTGTTATTAAAAACGCAAGCAAACTACCAACAGGACTCCCTAAACAAGAAAACGTCCTTTTACCAACTGTTGGTTTCGACTTTATAAAAGACTCTAATGAGACCCCTTCAAAGACATTACCATCTAAAAATAAACCTCAATTAGTGAATATAGACAAAACGACTGATATTATTGACTCTGAAAAGCCTAAGGCACCTTTGTTCAGTTTTGGCAATAACAAAACCAATGCTACAGAGAAACAAGAAGCAACCATTgctgaaaatgataaaactGGTTTGGCAATGGACAAACCAAAGGCATTTAGTTTTGGACTTAATAAAGAAAAGCCAGGCCAAACATTGCTTGGAAATACTTCTTCTAAATTTAGTTTTGGCACTTCAGGTAGTCTCTCTGGTGAATCTGACGCAACGACAAAAGCCGACAATGCCTCGCAGACCAATATCAGTAGTAAGATCAAACCTCTATTTACTTTAAATTCTTCAGAGAGTAATAAAAACAGGGAAGAAAaatctgatgatgaagaggatGAGAGGGATAataagagaaagagaaggtCCTCTGGTAATGATAAAGTTCCCAGCTTCAGCTTCGGAAATAAGGCTACATCCCTAGCCCCTGAATCGCAACAGAAGCCTTCATTTTCATTCGGTGCGAAACCAGCAGAAAGTACTTCAACCAAGGGCACCACAGCTACTGAAAAACCAGTATTTAGTTTTAGTATACCACCAGTTCAATCAGACGAGAAAAAAGACAAACCTATACCGTTGTTTGGAGGTTTAAAGGCTACCACGGATTCTGGCAATGTAGgtaatgaaaagaaagatgagCAATCgcaaaataaaacaaagcCACTGTTTAACTTTGGGCCAAAGGTTTCCAATGATAACTCAGGTTCTCCTGTAACAAATGAGTCTTCAACAAAGCCCAATTTCTCGTTTTTGAAACCAGCAAACGCGAATACAAATGGAACACCAGCTGATGAATCTACTAAAACTGATTCTTCAGCTGCAACTTTATCTTTACCTTTTGGTGCTAAAGTTTCGAAACCAAGTGAAGACAAGCCGGCAATAAGTTTTGGATTTGGGTCATCTCAATCTACTGAAAAACAAGAGCAAAGTAAAAGTACAGGAACGCCCTCATTTACATTTTCTGCAACAAAATCAGAAACTCAACCAAAAAATGATGCACAGACTAGTACTGGCAGTCTGTTCAGTTTGGGTTCCAAAGCCACAGAAACAGCAGCCAACCCAACAACATCCCAGCCTACATTTCAGTTTGGTAAGGCTGCTTTAAAAAACGACGCGGCAAGCCCTTCTCCAAGTTCGGTATTTGGGTCATCTACTGGATTAGCACAAAGCCAGCAATCAAAACCTGCTTTCAGTTTCAATTCAGCACCCAATCAAGTACCTGGTTCCGGTGCACAATCATCGTTTAGCTTTGGTAAGCCAAATGCATCGGCTCCACCTACTACATTTCCAGCCAGTCAATCTCCCACACCATTTGGACAGACACCTGCTCCTCAAATCTCCACACCTAATGCTCTTTTTAATGCACCAATGGGAGCAAATCCTCAACCGCAAGAACCAGCCCAGGTATTTAAACCTGCTCAGACACCTAATTTCAACTTTATGTCTGGATCGTCCAACATTAATCCGGCCGCAGTGTTTGCTCCATCACAACCGGCCTCTGTTCAACCTCAGCAAATTTTTGGTGGTGGGATGAATAGCAACCCAAGCATGAACACCGCTGGTGCTCCAGTTAGTGGGATGGCGAATCCATTCACATCCGGTATGGGAAATGGCATGGCTACGAATGCCCCACAAATGGGAATGGCATCTGAACAGAAATCTACTCCACCTCCAGGTTTTACACAAAGAAGACTTGCCAGAATGAGAGCCCCAAGAAGATAG
- a CDS encoding uncharacterized protein (CAGL0L03762g~Ortholog of S. cerevisiae : YOR097C and Saccharomyces cerevisiae S288C : YOR097C): MEKAIPFIRSNQEIEFRVGDRDVYIHLPSFVLGALVIGLVGPILKTVIGGIWVGLILFSKFAVVIGIALTIIWILSGSQKRQVKRSKPTYTETINKIRPQEDSEADIGSYKYFNIPVEKEPYIKRKPSISTISIDEKDLYTNFVRKARR, encoded by the coding sequence ATGGAGAAAGCGATACCTTTCATCCGATCAAATCAAGAGATTGAATTCAGGGTCGGTGATAGGGATGTATATATTCATCTGCCCTCATTTGTTCTAGGTGCATTGGTTATAGGACTAGTTGGCCcaatattgaaaacagtAATAGGGGGTATATGGGTGGGCCTAATTCTATTTTCGAAATTTGCGGTGGTGATTGGTATAGCGTTAACTATCATATGGATATTGTCTGGTAGCCAGAAGCGTCAAGTGAAGAGGAGTAAACCAACCTATACAGAAACAATTAATAAGATACGACCTCAAGAAGACAGCGAAGCTGATATTGGAAGTTACAAGTACTTTAATATACCCGTTGAGAAAGAGCCCTACATCAAACGAAAACCTTCAATCTCTACGATATCAATAGATGAAAAGGATCTATATACCAATTTTGTACGCAAGGCAAGAAGATAG
- the CYB5 gene encoding Cyb5p (CAGL0L03828g~Ortholog(s) have electron transfer activity, role in ergosterol biosynthetic process and endoplasmic reticulum membrane localization) — translation MSKVYTYKQVSEHNKEGDCWIIIDGSVYDVSKFLDEHPGGDEIIFEHRGTDATGDFVDIGHSDDALKILKTLKIGEVDPNSERVVIDNRESDMVQKSTEGGGKLVIVLGLLALAVAYYTLN, via the coding sequence atgagCAAAGTTTACACTTACAAGCAAGTTTCTGAACACAACAAAGAAGGTGACTGTTGGATCATCATTGATGGTTCTGTCTATGACGTCTCTAAGTTTCTAGATGAACACCCAGGTGGTGATGAAATTATCTTTGAACACCGTGGTACCGACGCTACCGGTGACTTCGTTGACATTGGTCACTCTGATGATGCTTTGAAGATTCTAAAGACTTTGAAGATTGGTGAAGTTGATCCAAACAGTGAGCGTGTTGTCATTGACAACAGAGAATCTGATATGGTACAAAAGTCCACCGAAGGTGGTGGTAAGTTGGTTATTGTTCTAGGTCTACTAGCACTAGCTGTTGCTTACTACACTCTAAACTAG
- the RPC19 gene encoding DNA-directed RNA polymerase core subunit RPC19 (CAGL0L03872g~Ortholog(s) have RNA polymerase I activity, RNA polymerase III activity and role in tRNA transcription from RNA polymerase III promoter, transcription from RNA polymerase I promoter), which produces MSTEERIAKAESEDVEMTNGGALENVEEEDIEDQEEESLKTKIKLLPQATSEDGTCASFQIAQEDHTLGNALRYIIMKNPEVEFCGYSIPHPSEELLNLRIQTYGNITAVDALQKGLDDLIDLCDAVKDKFVQRLQS; this is translated from the coding sequence ATGTCTACGGAAGAGAGGATAGCGAAGGCCGAATCAGAAGATGTTGAGATGACCAATGGAGGTGCTTTGGAAAATGTCGAAGAGGAAGACATTGAGGACCAAGAGGAAGAGTCTCTAAAGACTAAGATAAAGTTACTTCCACAGGCCACATCTGAAGATGGTACCTGTGCTTCTTTCCAAATCGCACAAGAAGATCATACTTTGGGTAATGCACTAAGGTATATCATTATGAAGAATCCAGAAGTTGAATTCTGCGGTTACTCTATTCCACATCCATCTGAAGAACTGCTAAACCTGAGAATACAGACGTATGGTAATATTACAGCTGTTGATGCTTTGCAAAAGGGTCTGGATGACTTGATTGATCTATGTGACGCTGTCAAGGATAAATTTGTTCAAAGATTGCAATCTTAA